In Candidatus Flexicrinis affinis, the following are encoded in one genomic region:
- a CDS encoding type I restriction enzyme HsdR N-terminal domain-containing protein — protein MVDEYGYSKTDIGVEVSISMGRARKSCDLVIYRAATPHVQENIVTIVEAKREGIKPSDVDSGVEQLKSYMAACSSCKFGLWVGQERQAYSRNVSDGSISSVEAVSKIER, from the coding sequence TTGGTCGACGAGTACGGCTACTCGAAAACTGACATCGGGGTAGAAGTATCGATCTCAATGGGGCGCGCCCGTAAGTCGTGTGACCTAGTGATTTATCGTGCGGCAACACCCCATGTCCAAGAGAATATCGTCACAATCGTTGAGGCAAAAAGGGAGGGAATTAAGCCATCTGACGTCGATAGCGGTGTTGAGCAACTCAAGAGTTACATGGCTGCGTGTTCTTCATGTAAATTCGGCCTTTGGGTTGGACAAGAACGGCAGGCCTATAGCCGTAATGTCTCCGACGGCTCCATTTCATCAGTAGAAGCGGTTTCAAAAATTGAGCGGTAA
- a CDS encoding amidohydrolase family protein — MSYTVIRNGTLIDGTGRAPIPNAAVVLDGNRIAAAGSTAAVSMPSNDTTIIDAQGGWILPGFIDTHVHMILEFSGMPAMMATPFSLNFYKAVTYLRRTIDAGITSVRDAGGADLGMKQAVEQGVIVGPRMQISISVLGITGGHVDGWMPSGNTFNLFPGYPGHPDGICDGVDGVRKKVREVLRAGADIIKICSTGGVLSPTDHPEFTQFSPEELDVIVREAAYRRGVKVMAHAQGVEGIKNAVRAGIHSIEHGIYLDDEAIDLMLDHGTYLVPTLLAPVAVLEIAQATGTMPEYGVRKSMEVIEVHRDSIARAYQRGVRIAMGTDAGVMPHGTNLRELGLMVGIGMSPMEAIVATTKTAAECLGWQDKVGTLEPGKLGDIVITRTDPLNDLRSLENPANIVTVLKDSHVVKDLRGIP; from the coding sequence ATGTCGTACACCGTGATTCGAAATGGAACGTTGATCGACGGCACGGGACGTGCGCCGATCCCGAACGCCGCGGTTGTCCTCGACGGCAACCGGATCGCTGCTGCTGGTTCAACGGCGGCAGTTTCGATGCCCTCGAACGACACCACCATCATCGATGCGCAGGGCGGCTGGATTCTGCCCGGGTTCATCGACACGCACGTCCACATGATCCTCGAGTTCTCCGGCATGCCGGCCATGATGGCGACGCCGTTTTCGCTGAACTTCTACAAGGCCGTGACGTATCTGCGCCGGACGATCGACGCGGGCATCACGAGCGTGCGCGATGCCGGCGGCGCCGACCTCGGCATGAAGCAGGCCGTCGAGCAGGGGGTGATCGTCGGCCCGCGCATGCAGATCAGCATCAGCGTGCTGGGCATCACCGGCGGGCATGTGGACGGCTGGATGCCGTCGGGCAACACGTTTAACCTGTTCCCGGGGTATCCGGGGCATCCGGACGGCATCTGCGACGGTGTCGACGGCGTGCGTAAGAAGGTGCGCGAGGTGCTGCGCGCGGGCGCGGACATCATCAAGATTTGCTCGACCGGCGGTGTGCTCAGCCCGACCGACCACCCGGAGTTCACGCAGTTCTCGCCCGAGGAGCTGGACGTGATCGTGCGTGAGGCGGCGTACCGGCGCGGCGTGAAGGTGATGGCGCACGCGCAGGGCGTCGAGGGGATCAAGAACGCCGTGCGCGCGGGCATCCACTCCATCGAGCACGGCATCTATCTGGACGACGAAGCGATCGACCTGATGCTCGACCACGGGACGTATCTGGTGCCGACGCTGCTGGCCCCGGTCGCCGTGCTTGAGATCGCACAGGCCACCGGTACGATGCCGGAATACGGCGTGCGCAAGTCGATGGAGGTGATCGAGGTGCACCGCGACAGCATCGCCCGGGCGTATCAGCGCGGCGTGCGTATCGCCATGGGCACCGACGCCGGCGTGATGCCGCACGGGACGAACCTGCGCGAGCTTGGCCTGATGGTTGGGATCGGCATGTCGCCGATGGAGGCGATCGTCGCCACGACCAAGACGGCCGCCGAGTGTTTGGGCTGGCAGGACAAGGTCGGCACGCTTGAGCCGGGCAAGCTAGGCGACATCGTCATCACGCGCACCGACCCGCTCAACGACCTGCGTTCGCTGGAAAACCCGGCCAACATCGTCACGGTCCTGAAGGACAGTCACGTGGTCAAAGATTTGCGGGGTATTCCTTGA
- a CDS encoding CSLREA domain-containing protein, which yields MRRTAAVVVLLSALTLLSSGAQRAPLPPPVGPDVPLVERAQYDMAAYQQLMASGTVATATIPPATEPVITTPRATFIVISTEDTPDPTPGDGQCNPVGGCTLRAAIMEANALGGAVITFAPDIYDVTLAFSDVADVESNGDLDVTGTVFVVGLPDRRITIHAQPNRRGIEVAPGGVLHLSRIAIEGGSAGTENGGCLAVQAGASALLDHVTLHGCSAYIGGGAYVGSGAFLRASHSAITDNTARAISGVGSSTADSGAHVRLEYTEVSGNLSTEGAGAIHIHSGLITLDHVTVAYNTTEEDFNGAGVVVTGITLTEINDSTIAYNTATQTAAGLQVLASNPPIVRRTIIANNVRTFSGQPVDCTGSGSSLAQLVVLDTSIGGTGCGNVAGPPSLLLTGVDPRVSPVLEAYGATNGTRTLALLPDSPAVDAGGDPCGLHDQRGLPISGEACDLGAYELQVQSRGADTNFENGGGCGLSTPWKSKLTGDKPVNSAPIAGVCSFRFKGKGSKAATPGSLKFKDNAPVTPGSVDGFRWTFTAQTTTATAATWKVKVVYVDGTSDSWTGAIPAIDQTGDVLIGDLLPAGKPPIAKVVYKLTDRTLSGTWQLDDLGVWLTRSG from the coding sequence ATGCGCCGTACTGCTGCCGTCGTCGTCCTACTGTCCGCGCTGACGCTGCTGTCGTCGGGCGCGCAGCGTGCGCCGCTGCCCCCGCCCGTTGGGCCGGATGTCCCACTCGTCGAGCGTGCGCAGTATGATATGGCGGCGTATCAGCAGCTTATGGCGTCCGGAACTGTGGCGACCGCGACCATTCCGCCTGCCACCGAGCCTGTCATCACCACACCGCGCGCAACGTTCATCGTGATTAGCACGGAGGACACACCCGATCCCACTCCCGGCGATGGGCAGTGTAACCCGGTCGGTGGCTGTACGCTGCGCGCCGCGATCATGGAAGCCAATGCGCTCGGCGGCGCGGTGATCACATTTGCACCCGATATCTATGACGTCACCCTCGCCTTCTCCGATGTGGCGGACGTGGAATCAAACGGCGATCTGGACGTCACGGGTACGGTTTTCGTCGTCGGCCTTCCCGATCGACGGATCACGATCCATGCACAGCCCAACCGCCGTGGCATCGAGGTTGCACCCGGCGGCGTGCTGCATCTGTCGCGTATCGCGATCGAAGGCGGGAGTGCCGGCACTGAAAACGGCGGATGCCTCGCCGTGCAGGCCGGCGCTTCCGCGCTGCTCGATCACGTCACCTTGCACGGATGCAGCGCGTACATCGGCGGCGGGGCCTATGTCGGGAGCGGGGCGTTCTTGCGCGCATCCCATTCCGCGATCACCGACAATACGGCGCGCGCCATCAGCGGGGTCGGTTCCAGCACGGCCGACAGCGGGGCGCACGTCAGGCTCGAATACACCGAGGTCTCGGGCAATCTGTCGACCGAAGGTGCGGGCGCCATACACATCCACAGCGGACTCATCACACTGGATCACGTCACGGTCGCCTACAACACGACTGAGGAAGACTTCAACGGTGCTGGCGTAGTCGTCACCGGCATAACTCTCACCGAGATCAACGATTCGACCATCGCTTACAACACGGCCACGCAGACCGCCGCCGGCTTGCAGGTACTGGCCTCAAACCCGCCCATCGTACGCCGCACGATCATCGCCAATAATGTGCGAACCTTCAGTGGACAACCCGTGGACTGTACCGGTTCCGGGTCATCCCTTGCGCAGCTTGTCGTACTCGATACGAGCATAGGGGGTACCGGCTGTGGCAACGTGGCAGGGCCACCCTCGCTGCTGCTCACCGGCGTTGATCCCCGCGTCTCGCCGGTGCTAGAAGCGTATGGCGCCACCAACGGCACACGTACGCTGGCGCTGCTGCCCGACTCGCCGGCGGTGGATGCGGGGGGCGATCCGTGCGGACTGCACGACCAGCGCGGCCTGCCGATCAGCGGCGAAGCATGCGACCTCGGCGCGTATGAGCTGCAAGTCCAGTCGCGCGGCGCGGATACGAACTTCGAAAACGGCGGCGGATGCGGCCTCTCCACGCCGTGGAAATCGAAGCTCACAGGCGACAAGCCGGTCAATTCCGCCCCGATCGCCGGTGTGTGCTCATTCCGCTTCAAGGGCAAGGGCAGCAAGGCCGCCACGCCCGGATCGCTCAAGTTCAAGGACAACGCGCCTGTGACACCCGGCTCGGTCGACGGGTTCCGCTGGACGTTTACCGCGCAAACCACCACCGCGACCGCCGCCACATGGAAGGTCAAGGTCGTGTACGTCGACGGCACGTCGGACTCGTGGACGGGGGCGATCCCAGCCATCGACCAGACCGGCGACGTCCTCATTGGCGACCTGCTGCCCGCCGGCAAGCCGCCGATCGCCAAAGTCGTCTACAAGCTGACCGACCGCACGCTCAGCGGCACGTGGCAGCTCGACGACCTCGGCGTGTGGCTCACGCGCAGCGGGTAA
- a CDS encoding IS5 family transposase — MTDQQWEILEPLIPKQKPGRGRPRADDRRTLNGILFVLKTGCQWKDMPEEFGDHVTCWRRLDRWQRDGTWERIWRALLGQLDAQGKLEWTEAFLDGSFTPAKKGAPASERRRSAKAVK, encoded by the coding sequence GTGACTGACCAACAGTGGGAAATCCTGGAGCCGTTGATCCCTAAGCAGAAGCCGGGGCGCGGGCGACCGCGTGCGGATGATCGCCGTACGCTGAACGGCATTCTGTTCGTCCTGAAGACGGGCTGCCAATGGAAAGATATGCCCGAAGAGTTCGGCGACCATGTGACGTGCTGGCGGCGGCTGGATCGCTGGCAGCGGGACGGGACGTGGGAGCGGATCTGGCGGGCGCTGCTGGGGCAACTGGATGCGCAAGGCAAGTTGGAATGGACCGAAGCGTTTCTGGATGGGAGTTTCACCCCCGCTAAAAAGGGGGCTCCGGCGTCGGAACGACGAAGGTCGGCAAAGGCAGTCAAGTGA